From Primulina tabacum isolate GXHZ01 chromosome 2, ASM2559414v2, whole genome shotgun sequence, one genomic window encodes:
- the LOC142537586 gene encoding uncharacterized protein LOC142537586, protein MPSPRFVKEVQKLTGRIASLSRFISWSAHRSYPFFQVLRKAQQFGWDDKCEQAFQDLKIHLAELPVLVKPEPGDKLYVYLSTTEYAVSLVLIKEEGSDQKPVYYVSHALRGTELRYREVEKIALALIMTARKLRPYFLPHQIVVLTNSPHGRIMTHSEVSGHMVKWTVELGEYDIEYKPRVAIKAQALSDFLSEMVQPDEEEVWSVFVDGASSLAGCGVGVVIISPPREKIKLALRIDSRVTNNEAEYEVFLAGIQAAREVGASRIILYSDSQLITQQIKGVYEAKDDRMLKYLQLIKARAEVFADWGIEQIPRERIVRQILWQKMATSLSEVNTREVLRVSRLILSTEEEMLPEPEDSWMTPLIKFMVNNELPEDRARAQKTKRLAPRFVLLYNILYSRSFQGPFLKCLNEKEVDYVLREIHEGFCAEHLGGMALARKTMLAGFWWPTLNQDYARVVQSCEGCQHHSNFKHSPDHSHEAYLGILPL, encoded by the coding sequence ATGCCATCTCCCCGATTTGTCAAGGAAGTGCAGAAGttgaccgggaggattgcttccCTGTCTCGATTTATTTCCTGGTCAGCGCATCGGAGTTATCCTTTCTTTCAAGTCTTGAGGAAGGCCCAGCAATTTGGATGGGATGATAAATGTGAACAGGCCTTCCAAGACTTGAAGATTCATCTGGCAGAACTCCCTGTATTGGTAAAGCCGGAACCCGGGGataaattatatgtttatttgtcTACCACAGAGTATGCTGTCAGCTTGGTTTTGATAAAAGAAGAGGGCTCCGATCAAAAGCCTGTTTATTATGTCAGTCATGCTCTAAGAGGAACCGAGCTCCGGTACAGAgaagtagagaagattgctCTTGCCTTGATCATGACTGCCCGGAAGCTAAGACCTTATTTCCTGCCACATCAAATAGTTGTTCTTACCAATAGTCCTCATGGCAGGATCATGACTCACTCTGAGGTGTCCGGGCATATGGTCAAGTGGACAGTAGAGTTGGGGGAGTATGACATTGAGTACAAACCTCGGGTGGCCATCAAAGCACAAGCTTTGTCAGATTTTTTATCCGAGATGGTCCAACCCGATGAAGAGGAGGTATGGAGTGTATTCGTGGATGGGGCGTCTAGCCTTGCCGGGTGCGGAGTAGGGGTTGTGATAATATCTCCCCCGAGAGAAAAGATTAAACTAGCACTTAGAATTGACTCCCGGGTAACCAACAATGAGGCTGAGTACGAGGTTTTCCTGGCTGGTATTCAAGCTGCCCGGGAAGTCGGAGCTTCCCGGATTATTCTATATTCCGATTCACAACTCATCACTCAACAAATAAAGGGCGTATATGAGGCTAAGGATGACAGGATGCTAAAATATTTACAGCTCATCAAAGCCCGAGCAGAAGTTTTTGCGGATTGGGGTATTGAACAAATACCCCGGGAGAGAATAGTGAGGCAGATACTCTGGCAAAAAATGGCTACTTCTTTGTCAGAGGTAAATACCCGGGAGGTCTTGCGTGTTTCCCGTTTAATCCTTTCTACTGAGGAAGAAATGTTACCAGAGCCAGAGGATTCCTGGATGACACCTCTGATCAAGTTTATGGTAAATAATGAACTACCCGAAGACAGAGCCCGAGCTCAGAAAACTAAGAGACTAGctcccaggtttgttctcttatATAATATCTTATACAGTAGATCATTCCAGGGACCttttttaaaatgcttaaatgaGAAGGAGGTAGATTATGTCCTCCGAGAAATTCATGAAGGTTTTTGTGCCGAGCACCTCGGAGGAATGGCTTTGGCTCGAAAAACGATGCTTGCCGGTTTCTGGTGGCCAACCTTAAATCAAGATTATGCTCGGGTGGTCCAATCTTGTGAAGGTTGTCAGCATcactcaaattttaaacacagCCCGGACCACTCTCATGAAGCCTATCTGGGCATCCTGCCCCTTTGA
- the LOC142531325 gene encoding phytyl ester synthase 2, chloroplastic-like — protein MYISVAASGANATISAVAGSRHVASPAPGKPRHSVIKTEKQRRESAVEKTSFPTGGLTLKHYIQQSLELITASDGGGPPRWFSPLECGARMKDSPLLLYLPGLIGVGLGLILQHERLGKIFDIWCLHIPIRDRTSFTDLVKQVEDTVRSEYSGKPNRPIYLVGESFGGCLALAVAALNNDIDLKLILANPATSFTKSQLQLQTLLPSSIMFPHRLNSSFLDVLNLLSGTTSKMVATTMRKQLSLEQVIGEISQDTCTFLSPYLSVLSDVLTVKMLVWKLRMVKSAAAFANSRLHAVKAEALILISGQDHLLPSREEGERLSQLLPKCDIRIFNDCGHTLFLEEGINLVSILVGASFYRRGKCLDYVSDYLPPSPSEFQKVYEPLRWIEVATNPVMLSTMESGKIVRNLAGIPSEGPVLFVGYHMMLGLELIPLVSRIWMERNILLRGIAHPLMFTKLKEGNLPDLSAFDTFRVMGAVPVSAPNLYKLFSSKSHVLLYPGGMREALHRKGEEYKLFWPEEAEFVKMAARFGAKIIPFGSVGEDDIGQLLLDYDDLRSIPYLKAAMEDLTNETVKLRSDAGGEVSNQEIHLPIILPKVPGRFYFFFGKPIETEGRRQELKNKEKCDMLYLEVKKDVEKCIGYLQEKRKNDPYRNILARLAYQAVHGFDSEIPTFPL, from the exons ATGTACATATCCGTGGCTGCCAGCGGGGCCAATGCCACAATCTCAGCTGTTGCCGGCAGCCGCCACGTCGCATCTCCGGCTCCGGGAAAACCGAGGCACTCCGTCATCAAGACCGAAAAACAGCGGAGGGAAAGTGCGGTGGAGAAGACTTCGTTCCCGACTGGAGGTTTGACTTTAAAACATTACATTCAGCAATCTCTGGAGCTGATTACGGCGTCGGATGGCGGCGGACCGCCTAGATGGTTTTCTCCCCTGGAGTGTGGCGCGCGAATGAAAGACTCTCCTCTCTTGCTGTACTTGCCTG GGCTTATTGGAGTTGGACTTGGACTTATATTGCAGCATGAAAGACTAGGCAA GATTTTTGATATATGGTGCTTGCACATTCCCATAAGAGATCGAACATCATTTACAG ACCTTGTGAAGCAGGTTGAAGACACTGTCAGGTCAGAGTATTCCGGCAAACCAAATAGACCAATATATCTCGTCGGAGAATCTTTTGGGGGATGTCTCGCTCTAGCTGTTGCTGCTCTTAATAACGATATTGATCTTAAATTAATATTGGCTAATCCAG CAACATCTTTCACCAAATCTCAGTTGCAACTTCAAACTCTATTACCATCATCAATAATGTTTCCCCACCGGCTGAATTCCAGCTTCCTCGATGTACTGAATTTACTGTCAG GAACTACTTCGAAGATGGTGGCTACAACCATGAGGAAACAACTTTCCTTGGAGCAAGTGATCGGGGAGATTTCTCAAGACACTTGTACTTTTTTATCGCCATACCTTTCT GTCCTATCTGATGTTCTTACTGTGAAAATGCTTGTATGGAAGCTCCGGATGGTCAAATCAGCTGCTGCTTTTGCCAATTCACGCCTTCATGCAGTCAAAGCTGAAGCTCTGATACTTATCAG TGGCCAAGATCATTTACTTCCAAGTAGGGAGGAAGGTGAAAGACTTAGTCAGTTATTGCCTAAATGTGACATCCGTATATTTAACGATTGTGGTCATACCCTCTTCTTG GAGGAGGGCATAAATCTGGTATCAATCTTAGTTGGAGCAAGTTTTTACCGGCGTGGAAAGTGCCTGGACTATGTCTCGGATTACCTGCCACCAAGCCCTTCCGAATTTCAAAAGGTTTATGAACCACTCAG GTGGATTGAGGTTGCCACAAACCCTGTGATGCTATCAACTATGGAAAGTGGAAAGATTGTCCGAAACCTTGCTGGGATTCCATCTGAAGGGCCAGTACTATTTGTTGGTTACCACATGATGCTTGGTCTTGAGTTAATTCCTTTGGTATCTCGTATTTGGATGGAAAGAAATATTCTTTTACGAGGAATAGCGCATCCATTGATGTTTACCAAGTTAAAAGAAGGAAATTTACCCGATTTATCAGCTTTTGATACATTCAGGGTAATGGGTGCGGTTCCAGTATCAGCACCTAACTTGTATAAACTTTTCTCATCAAAATCCCATGTCCTGCTGTATCCTGGAGGAATGCGTGAGGCACTCCATAGAAAG GGTGAGGAATACAAATTGTTCTGGCCAGAAGAGGCAGAGTTTGTAAAGATGGCAGCACGATTTGGAGCAAAAATCATACCTTTTGGTTCTGTTGGGGAAGATGATATTGGACAG TTATTGCTTGATTATGACGACCTAAGGAGTATTCCATATCTAAAGGCAGCTATGGAGGACTTAACAAACGAGACGGTGAAATTGAG GAGTGACGCTGGGGGTGAAGTTTCAAACCAAGAAATACACCTTCCAATAATTCTACCCAAAGTTCCCGGgcgtttttatttcttttttgggAAGCCAATAGAGACAGAAG GTAGAAGGCAGGAATTGAAAAACAAAGAAAAGTGTGATATGTTGTATTTAGAAGTGAAAAAGGATGTAGAGAAATGCATCGGTTATCTCCAGGAGAAAAGAAAGAATGATCCATATCGGAATATATTAGCCCGCCTAGCTTATCAAGCGGTGCATGGTTTTGATTCTGAGATACCCACCTTCCCACTTTAG